Proteins encoded together in one Yersinia mollaretii ATCC 43969 window:
- the phnL gene encoding phosphonate C-P lyase system protein PhnL, producing the protein MTPLQLRVENLSKTFVLHHQHGIRLPVLHQTSLEVSGGECVVLHGHSGSGKSTLLRSLYANYLPDSGHIWVKHQGEWLDMVAAEARQIMAVRRHTVGWVSQFLRVIPRISALNVVMQPLLELGVDRQVCQQRAQDLLTRLNVPPRLWDLAPSTFSGGEQQRVNIARGFIVDYPILLLDEPTASLDSSNSAAVMSLIDEAKQRGAAIVGIFHDEGVRNHVSDRLLVMTPPPSYVSTEISA; encoded by the coding sequence ATGACCCCCCTACAACTTAGAGTTGAAAATCTCAGTAAAACCTTCGTGCTGCACCACCAGCACGGCATTCGCCTGCCAGTCCTGCACCAAACCTCCCTTGAGGTGAGCGGCGGCGAATGTGTGGTGTTGCACGGCCATTCCGGCAGCGGTAAGTCCACTCTGCTACGCTCTTTATATGCCAACTATCTGCCTGACAGCGGCCATATCTGGGTCAAACATCAGGGAGAGTGGCTGGATATGGTGGCCGCTGAAGCGCGGCAAATCATGGCCGTGCGCCGTCATACTGTGGGTTGGGTCAGTCAGTTCTTGCGGGTGATCCCACGGATCAGCGCCTTGAATGTGGTGATGCAACCGCTGCTGGAGTTAGGTGTCGATCGCCAAGTTTGCCAGCAACGGGCGCAGGATCTGTTGACGCGCCTGAATGTCCCGCCACGGTTGTGGGATCTGGCCCCCTCCACCTTCTCCGGCGGCGAGCAGCAACGGGTCAATATTGCCCGTGGTTTTATTGTGGATTACCCCATTTTGCTGCTGGATGAACCCACCGCATCACTGGATAGCAGCAACAGCGCGGCGGTTATGAGCCTGATTGATGAAGCCAAGCAGCGCGGTGCCGCCATTGTTGGGATATTCCACGATGAAGGCGTGCGCAACCATGTCAGTGACCGCTTGCTAGTGATGACACCGCCGCCCTCTTATGTCAGCACGGAGATCTCAGCATGA
- the phnF gene encoding phosphonate metabolism transcriptional regulator PhnF, with protein sequence MNLSRPPTSFPTRYQQIAAQLEQELRGTYRCGDYLPPEQQLADRYQVNRHTLRRAVDELVERGWLQRRQGIGILVLMRPYDYPLHANARFSQNLLDQGSDPTSERLLAVLRPCVEHVAKALSLEEGTPVIHLRTLRRVNGVPVCVIDHYLPDLSWWPALQQFNSGSLHQFITQHLQHPLSRSQTRISARRAQAKESRLLEIATHAPLLCVRTLNIGVDSQQVAEYSVSLTRADMIELTMEH encoded by the coding sequence ATGAACTTATCTAGACCACCGACCAGTTTCCCCACCCGCTATCAACAAATTGCGGCCCAGCTAGAGCAAGAGCTGCGTGGCACCTACCGCTGTGGTGATTACCTACCTCCTGAGCAGCAACTGGCTGATCGTTATCAGGTTAACCGCCATACTTTGCGTCGTGCCGTTGATGAGTTAGTTGAGCGCGGTTGGCTGCAACGCCGTCAGGGCATCGGCATTTTGGTGTTGATGCGCCCCTATGACTATCCACTTCATGCCAATGCGCGCTTTAGCCAAAACTTACTTGATCAGGGCAGCGACCCCACCAGTGAGCGCTTACTAGCCGTCTTGCGCCCTTGTGTCGAGCATGTCGCTAAAGCACTCTCGCTGGAAGAGGGCACCCCGGTTATCCATTTACGCACCCTACGACGAGTGAATGGCGTGCCAGTCTGCGTGATCGATCACTATCTGCCAGACTTGAGTTGGTGGCCCGCGCTACAGCAGTTCAACTCTGGCTCGCTACATCAATTCATCACGCAGCATCTGCAACACCCGCTAAGCCGCAGCCAGACCCGCATCAGTGCACGCCGTGCGCAGGCCAAAGAGAGCCGCTTGCTGGAAATTGCCACCCATGCGCCGCTGCTGTGTGTGCGCACCTTAAATATCGGTGTCGATAGCCAACAGGTGGCGGAATACTCCGTCAGCCTGACCCGTGCTGACATGATTGAACTGACCATGGAGCACTGA
- the phnN gene encoding ribose 1,5-bisphosphokinase: MARLIYLMGASGAGKDCLLSALRAGKPTNIIVAHRYITREAHAGAENHIALSEQEFLLRVEQGLFALYWQAHQHHYGVGIEIDFWLQHGLDVMVNGSRAYLPEVERRYPGQLLPLCLTVSPPILALRLQQRGRENSEQISERLQRAQHYQQQLPVNCLQLCNDGELQQTLEQLQHLLATHPASGDGIGGQKWS, translated from the coding sequence ATGGCGCGATTAATCTATCTGATGGGAGCCTCTGGCGCAGGCAAGGATTGCCTATTGTCAGCGTTGCGGGCGGGAAAACCGACGAATATCATCGTGGCTCACCGCTATATCACCCGCGAGGCCCATGCCGGAGCGGAAAATCATATCGCGCTGAGTGAGCAAGAGTTTCTCCTGCGAGTAGAACAAGGATTGTTCGCCCTGTATTGGCAGGCGCATCAGCACCACTATGGGGTGGGTATTGAGATCGATTTCTGGTTACAGCACGGGCTGGATGTGATGGTGAATGGCTCCAGAGCCTACTTACCGGAGGTCGAGCGGCGCTATCCCGGCCAATTACTGCCCCTGTGCCTGACCGTCTCCCCCCCCATTCTGGCACTGCGATTGCAGCAGCGCGGACGGGAAAACAGTGAGCAAATCAGTGAGCGCTTACAACGGGCACAGCACTACCAGCAGCAATTGCCGGTGAACTGTTTGCAACTCTGCAATGATGGTGAGTTACAGCAGACGCTGGAGCAGTTGCAGCATTTACTGGCCACTCATCCCGCCTCAGGCGATGGCATTGGGGGGCAAAAATGGAGCTAA
- the phnM gene encoding alpha-D-ribose 1-methylphosphonate 5-triphosphate diphosphatase, translating to MILNNVNLILEDQVVNGSLEIKSGVIRSYSDRPTQLSAAIDGQNGWLLPGLIELHTDNLDKFFTPRPNVDWPAHSAMSSHDALMISCGITTVLDAVAVGDVRDGGHRLDNLQKMINAVVESQRAGLNRAEHRIHLRCELPHESTLPLFEELMMQPELSLVSLMDHSPGQRQFASRAKYREYYQGKYHLNDQKMAEFEEEQVTLSARWSAPNRAAIAAQCRQLGIPLASHDDATAEHVAESQALGSVIAEFPTTEAAASASHQQGLHVLMGAPNIVRGGSHSGNVAAHQLASLGVLDILSSDYYPASLLDAAFRIADDETNHFTLPQAISLVTRNPANALGLGDRGVIAEGKRADVILAREHQGVQSKHIYVQNVWRQGVQVF from the coding sequence ATGATCCTCAACAACGTCAATCTTATTCTGGAAGATCAGGTGGTCAATGGATCACTGGAAATCAAGAGTGGTGTGATCCGCAGCTATAGTGATCGCCCAACCCAACTTTCAGCGGCGATAGATGGACAAAATGGCTGGCTGTTGCCGGGGTTGATCGAGCTGCATACCGATAATTTGGACAAATTCTTCACCCCACGTCCCAATGTCGATTGGCCCGCCCATTCGGCGATGAGCAGTCACGATGCACTGATGATCTCCTGCGGAATCACTACCGTGCTGGATGCAGTTGCGGTCGGTGATGTACGCGATGGAGGCCATCGGCTGGATAACCTGCAAAAAATGATTAATGCGGTGGTGGAGAGCCAGCGGGCGGGGCTTAACCGCGCTGAACACCGGATTCATTTGCGCTGTGAATTACCTCATGAAAGCACTCTGCCACTGTTTGAAGAGTTGATGATGCAGCCGGAGCTGTCACTGGTGTCGCTGATGGATCACTCGCCGGGCCAGCGCCAGTTCGCCTCTCGGGCCAAATATCGAGAGTATTATCAGGGTAAATATCACCTTAACGACCAGAAAATGGCGGAATTTGAGGAGGAGCAAGTCACTCTGTCAGCCCGTTGGTCAGCACCGAATCGAGCCGCCATTGCCGCGCAATGTCGTCAGTTGGGCATCCCGCTCGCCAGCCATGATGATGCAACCGCCGAGCATGTGGCGGAGTCCCAAGCGCTGGGCAGTGTGATCGCCGAGTTTCCGACCACCGAGGCAGCGGCCAGCGCCTCCCACCAACAGGGGTTGCACGTCTTGATGGGTGCGCCGAACATTGTCCGCGGCGGCTCCCATTCAGGCAATGTCGCCGCGCACCAACTGGCATCACTGGGCGTATTGGATATCTTATCGTCTGATTATTACCCCGCCAGCTTGCTGGATGCCGCATTCCGTATCGCGGATGACGAAACAAACCACTTCACCTTGCCGCAAGCCATCAGTCTGGTGACGCGTAATCCCGCGAATGCCCTAGGGCTGGGAGATCGCGGGGTTATTGCGGAAGGTAAACGGGCAGATGTGATTCTGGCGCGTGAGCATCAGGGTGTACAGAGCAAGCATATTTACGTGCAAAACGTCTGGCGTCAGGGAGTACAGGTGTTCTGA
- the phnP gene encoding phosphonate metabolism protein PhnP, which translates to MELTLLGTGCAQQIPVFGCDCVICVNARAQPALRRKPCSAMLRYREETTLIDAGLPTLDQQFAAGEIQRFLLTHYHMDHVQGLFPLRWGCGNSIPVYGPPDPDGCDDLYKHPGILAFQPPLRAFHSVRFGQLQVTPVPLNHSKITFGYLLQSHNRTLAYLTDTIGLPADSALFLASKNIDLLVMDCSHPPQIPPPRNHNDITMALAIGDLLMPTALLLTHISHQLDRWLLDNSLPAGVTIAHDNQTIALP; encoded by the coding sequence ATGGAGCTAACATTGTTAGGTACGGGATGCGCCCAACAGATACCGGTATTTGGTTGCGACTGTGTGATTTGTGTCAACGCCAGAGCGCAGCCCGCATTGAGGCGAAAACCGTGCAGTGCCATGTTGCGCTATCGGGAGGAAACGACCTTAATTGATGCCGGATTGCCGACACTGGATCAGCAGTTTGCTGCGGGGGAAATTCAGCGTTTTTTGCTTACACATTACCACATGGATCACGTTCAGGGGCTATTTCCGTTGCGTTGGGGGTGCGGAAATTCGATCCCGGTCTACGGGCCGCCCGATCCCGACGGCTGCGATGATCTCTATAAACACCCCGGAATACTGGCATTTCAGCCGCCATTGCGGGCATTTCATTCGGTTCGATTTGGTCAGCTACAGGTGACTCCGGTGCCGCTAAATCACTCCAAAATCACCTTCGGCTACTTGCTACAAAGCCACAACCGGACTCTTGCCTACCTGACCGACACTATCGGGCTACCCGCCGACAGCGCCCTGTTTCTTGCCAGCAAAAACATTGATTTACTGGTGATGGATTGCAGCCATCCACCTCAAATTCCGCCGCCCCGCAATCACAATGACATTACAATGGCACTGGCTATTGGTGATCTATTGATGCCAACCGCCCTGCTGTTGACCCACATCAGTCACCAACTTGATAGGTGGCTACTCGACAACTCACTCCCCGCAGGAGTAACCATCGCCCACGATAATCAGACCATCGCCTTGCCCTAA
- a CDS encoding carbon-phosphorus lyase complex subunit PhnI — translation MYVAVKGGEKAIAAAHQLLEHQRRGDSQIPAIDCEQIEQQLGLAVDRVMTEGGIYDRELAALAIKQASGDLVEAIFLLRAYRTTLPRLAVSLPLATENMRLERRISAIYKDLPGGQVLGPTYDYTHRLLDFTLLASGDAPLAPRAGAAQSDDLLRNNCAHVFDLLAQEQLAHAEQDDGAPPEDITRHPPVYPCNRSARLQQLVRGDEGFLLALGYSTQRGYGRTHPFAAEIRSGDLTISIQPEELGFAIDIGEILLTECEMVNGFVDPAAEPPHFTRGYGLVFGRGERKAMSMALMDRALQSREYDESVTSPAQDEEFVLAHADNVEAAGFVSHLKLPHYVDFQAELELLKRLRREHFSCAEPSSAQAEEPHHD, via the coding sequence ATGTACGTTGCAGTCAAAGGGGGCGAAAAAGCCATTGCGGCCGCCCATCAATTGCTGGAACACCAGCGGCGCGGTGATAGCCAGATCCCGGCGATCGATTGCGAGCAAATCGAGCAACAGTTAGGGCTGGCAGTGGATCGGGTGATGACCGAAGGGGGCATCTACGATCGTGAACTGGCCGCATTAGCCATTAAGCAGGCCAGCGGTGATCTGGTCGAAGCCATTTTCTTACTGCGTGCCTACCGCACCACCTTGCCGCGCCTCGCGGTCAGCCTGCCGCTGGCGACAGAAAACATGCGGCTGGAGCGGCGTATCTCGGCGATTTACAAAGATTTGCCCGGTGGTCAGGTGCTCGGCCCGACCTACGATTACACCCATCGGCTGCTGGATTTCACCCTGCTGGCCTCCGGTGATGCACCGCTGGCCCCGCGCGCTGGCGCAGCACAGTCGGATGATTTATTGCGCAATAATTGCGCCCATGTATTTGATTTACTGGCGCAAGAGCAGCTCGCGCACGCTGAGCAAGATGACGGCGCGCCGCCGGAAGATATCACCCGCCATCCGCCCGTTTACCCCTGCAACCGCTCGGCGCGGCTGCAACAACTGGTGCGCGGTGACGAAGGTTTTCTGCTGGCGCTGGGTTACTCCACCCAGCGCGGTTATGGCCGCACCCACCCCTTTGCCGCCGAAATTCGTAGCGGTGACCTGACCATCTCCATCCAGCCGGAAGAGCTGGGATTTGCTATCGACATTGGCGAGATCCTGCTGACCGAATGCGAAATGGTGAATGGTTTTGTCGATCCCGCCGCCGAACCGCCGCACTTTACCCGAGGTTACGGTTTGGTGTTTGGTCGTGGCGAGCGCAAAGCCATGTCGATGGCACTGATGGACCGCGCCCTGCAAAGCCGCGAATATGACGAGAGCGTCACCAGTCCGGCGCAAGATGAGGAGTTTGTGCTGGCCCACGCGGATAATGTCGAAGCCGCCGGATTTGTCTCGCACCTCAAACTGCCCCATTACGTCGATTTTCAGGCGGAGTTGGAGCTGCTGAAACGCCTGCGCCGTGAGCACTTCTCCTGCGCAGAGCCATCTTCCGCCCAAGCAGAGGAGCCGCACCATGACTGA
- the phnH gene encoding phosphonate C-P lyase system protein PhnH, with translation MNLFPHFAHPVDDAQHTFRRILKALSEPGVLVALPSVTGWQPLNPATTAILLTLADQETPLYLDGALSSDAVQHNLRFHTGAPLAASSATVSFALFSEAVTAAQLAACPVGDEFSPEHATTVLIQTDSLHHGTPLRLRGPGIEHSRSIAPQLPAVVLEYLLNRPAIFPAGLDFLLTCGETLMAIPRTTHVEVC, from the coding sequence ATGAACTTATTTCCCCATTTTGCCCACCCCGTTGACGATGCCCAGCACACTTTTCGCCGCATTCTCAAGGCGCTGAGCGAACCCGGTGTGCTGGTCGCGCTGCCCTCTGTCACTGGCTGGCAGCCGCTGAATCCCGCCACCACCGCGATTCTGCTGACACTGGCGGATCAAGAGACGCCACTCTATCTGGATGGCGCACTGAGCAGTGACGCAGTGCAACACAATCTGCGCTTTCATACCGGAGCACCACTGGCGGCTAGCAGTGCCACAGTCAGCTTTGCACTATTTAGTGAGGCGGTCACCGCAGCGCAACTGGCCGCCTGCCCAGTCGGTGACGAATTCTCACCAGAACACGCCACCACGGTGTTGATTCAAACTGACAGTCTGCATCACGGTACGCCTTTACGGCTGCGCGGGCCGGGCATTGAACACAGCCGCTCGATTGCGCCGCAACTGCCTGCCGTCGTGCTGGAGTACCTGCTTAACCGCCCCGCCATATTCCCTGCGGGCCTCGATTTTCTGTTGACCTGTGGTGAGACCCTGATGGCGATCCCACGAACCACCCATGTGGAGGTGTGCTGA
- the phnG gene encoding phosphonate C-P lyase system protein PhnG, whose protein sequence is MESTSTTRQGWMSVLAHSQPAELLAHWQQLNLSPAYQVIRAPEIGLNQLQARMGATGRRFILGDMTITRAVIKLNNSADIYGYSYIAGRNKPHAELCALLDALLQMSTLNNKPAGLSELLLKTVVYPLAAVQQERRQLRARAIASSKVDFFTLVRGED, encoded by the coding sequence ATGGAAAGCACCTCAACCACTCGGCAGGGCTGGATGTCAGTGTTGGCGCACAGCCAACCGGCTGAACTTCTCGCCCACTGGCAGCAACTAAACCTATCCCCGGCGTATCAAGTCATTCGCGCCCCGGAGATTGGCTTGAATCAATTACAGGCCAGAATGGGGGCCACTGGCCGCCGATTTATTCTCGGCGATATGACCATTACCCGCGCAGTCATCAAGCTGAATAACAGCGCCGATATTTATGGCTACAGTTACATTGCCGGGCGCAATAAGCCCCACGCGGAACTCTGCGCACTGCTGGATGCTTTACTGCAAATGTCCACCCTGAATAATAAACCGGCGGGCCTAAGCGAACTGCTGCTAAAAACGGTGGTTTATCCACTGGCGGCGGTCCAGCAGGAGCGGCGACAGCTCCGCGCTCGCGCTATCGCCTCTAGCAAAGTCGATTTTTTCACCTTGGTGCGAGGTGAAGACTGA
- a CDS encoding alpha-D-ribose 1-methylphosphonate 5-phosphate C-P-lyase PhnJ has product MTEVLAGYNLGYLDEQTKRTLRRALLKAVAIPGYQVPFAGREMPMPYGWGTGGIQLTACLIGRSDVLKVIDQGADDTTNTVSIRRFFQRVSGVATTEKTTDATLIQTRHRIPETPLAEDQILIYQVPIPEPLRFIEPRETETRKMHALEEYGVMQVKLYEDIARYGHIATTYAYPVKVNDRYVMDPSPIPKFDNPKMHMMPALQLFGAGREKRLYALPPFTKVESLDFDDHPFTVQQWDHPCALCGSRHSYLDEVVMDDQGSRMFVCSDTDFCQQQLAQIAAQDSPPHEVNIR; this is encoded by the coding sequence ATGACTGAGGTTCTCGCCGGTTACAATCTGGGCTATCTGGATGAGCAGACCAAGCGCACCTTGCGCCGCGCCCTGCTGAAAGCGGTGGCAATCCCCGGTTATCAGGTGCCATTTGCGGGGCGTGAGATGCCGATGCCTTATGGTTGGGGCACTGGCGGCATTCAGCTCACCGCCTGCTTGATTGGCCGTTCGGACGTGCTGAAAGTGATTGATCAAGGGGCTGATGACACCACCAATACGGTGTCGATCCGCCGCTTCTTCCAGCGGGTTAGCGGCGTGGCCACCACGGAAAAAACCACCGATGCCACCCTGATCCAAACCCGACACCGCATTCCTGAAACGCCGCTGGCCGAAGATCAGATTCTGATCTACCAAGTGCCGATCCCTGAACCGCTGCGCTTTATCGAGCCACGGGAAACCGAAACACGGAAAATGCACGCGCTCGAGGAGTACGGCGTGATGCAGGTGAAGCTGTACGAAGATATCGCCCGCTATGGCCATATCGCCACCACCTATGCCTATCCGGTCAAAGTGAATGATCGCTACGTCATGGACCCCTCACCCATCCCGAAATTTGATAATCCCAAAATGCACATGATGCCCGCCCTGCAACTGTTTGGGGCGGGTCGCGAGAAGCGCCTGTATGCCCTGCCGCCCTTTACCAAAGTGGAGAGTCTGGATTTCGACGATCACCCCTTCACCGTGCAGCAGTGGGATCACCCCTGCGCCCTGTGTGGATCGCGTCACAGCTATCTTGATGAGGTGGTGATGGATGATCAGGGCAGCCGGATGTTTGTTTGCTCAGATACCGATTTCTGCCAGCAACAACTGGCGCAGATAGCCGCCCAAGATAGCCCGCCACATGAGGTAAATATCCGATGA
- the phnK gene encoding phosphonate C-P lyase system protein PhnK: MISARAVSAPAAHPLLSVENLTHLYAPGKGFSDVSFQLYPGEVLGIVGESGSGKTTLLKSISARLAPQQGQIIYCPDPQQSLDLYQMTESQRRRLLRTEWGVVHQHPLDGLRPHVSAGGNIGERLMAVGQRHYGEIRQQAGRWLEDVEIPLSRLDDLPTTFSGGMQQRLQIARNLVTHPKLVFMDEPTGGLDVSVQARLLDLLRSLVVEMQLAVVIVTHDLGVARLLAHRLLVMKEGQVIESGLTDRVLDDPHHPYTQLLVSSVLQN, from the coding sequence ATGATCTCAGCACGTGCTGTTTCAGCCCCCGCCGCCCATCCGCTGTTGTCGGTGGAGAATCTCACCCATCTGTATGCACCAGGCAAGGGGTTCAGTGATGTCTCGTTCCAGCTCTATCCTGGCGAAGTTTTGGGGATTGTCGGTGAGTCTGGCTCGGGGAAAACCACCCTGCTGAAGTCCATTTCGGCGCGGCTCGCCCCGCAACAGGGGCAGATTATTTACTGCCCTGACCCGCAGCAATCCCTTGATTTATATCAGATGACCGAGAGTCAGCGTCGCCGTTTACTGCGCACCGAATGGGGTGTGGTGCATCAACATCCCTTGGACGGCTTGCGGCCGCACGTCTCGGCGGGCGGTAATATCGGCGAGCGCTTAATGGCTGTCGGCCAGCGCCATTACGGCGAGATTCGCCAACAAGCCGGCCGCTGGCTGGAAGATGTCGAGATCCCGCTCTCCCGTCTGGATGACCTCCCCACCACCTTCTCCGGCGGCATGCAACAGCGGCTGCAAATTGCCCGCAATTTGGTAACCCACCCGAAGCTGGTGTTTATGGACGAACCCACTGGCGGGCTGGATGTCTCGGTACAAGCACGGCTGCTGGATTTACTGCGCAGTCTGGTGGTGGAGATGCAGCTCGCCGTGGTGATTGTCACCCACGACCTCGGCGTCGCTCGCCTACTGGCCCACCGTCTGCTGGTGATGAAAGAGGGCCAAGTGATCGAAAGCGGCCTCACCGACCGCGTGCTGGACGATCCTCACCACCCCTATACCCAGCTACTGGTTTCATCGGTCTTACAAAACTGA